TAAACACCCAAGTAGGGAAACAAAGCATACATgtataacaacagaaaatgacatgaacatACAGATAGACAAGGTCTTGGAGACTTGTAACCCCGAATAAATATTGCACTGGATTTAATGTAGCTGGATTAACAATAGGATAGATTGATGTATGAAAGAGTTTTTAAGTCTGATGCGATTGAAAGAATGAACTCTAAAGCGTCTGTTTGAAGGCAGAAGCTGATATTCTCTGTGCAAAACATGTGAAGAGTCATTTGAAATATTCCTGGCCAGTCTGAGCATACTAGTATTGTGAGCTTCCTGAAAGGAGTGTGCTACAGGTAGTCCTATAATCTTTgaacacattttaatttgatcaaatagctttgttttattttgaactgATAGGCTACTCAGGCAAGCAGTGCTACAATAAAGCATGATACTCGATATTCTCTTTTGTATCAACAGTAAAGCGCTGTATTTAACAATAACAGGTTAAAACTGTTGAAATCCTGCTGTAAATTAACAGCAATTATTTACAGTGTACTTTTGTTCTTGTACTcctaacagagtatttttacactgtaaaagatctgaatacttcttccaccactgagtgAGTGTGTAGTGGGATTTCTTCAaggtaaagaaacaaaaattcTTTGAGTAATGAAGATCATTGACATCTAATATTTAGCAGATAAAAAAGATCTCGTATAGATTCTCACCATGTAATTATAGCTGAAAAAGGCAATGACAAACAGCAATGGAGCACAGGAAGTGAGCTAAAAGTCCAGTCACGCTCTGACTGGCATTCAATTCAATATGATTCACCTCTAATGATGCACAGCTGGTGTCACAAGAAGTTTTACTTTAATCCTTCAAATGGTGTGTATTTTTTACGTTGATCCAAGGTGTTGCAGTGAACCTATTTTCTTCCAGGCATAAAAAATCTCAATCTTTtttctgtatgggaggggcggggtcGTTTGAACTGTTTTGCGCTGAAGCGGTGCAAAGGCTAATGGGAAAAACAAGATATGTTCTGAACGGTTTCTGTtctagttaaagtgtgtttaaATAATGTTCTGTGAATCATACTGACATAAAGGAAAAAACAATATTCATACATACAATTTATTTCTCTAGTATTGATAAGTAGcctattgttttatatttgtaatatttctttgcatgtttaacTTAACTTAAGACAACTTAACCTATTAAGTTTCACCTTGTTTAAAAACGGTTTAAGGCAACAggtttccacgcaaatttctagtaaagtcaactaattcgGGATACCAGTGCATATGGTACAGGAGTAAGTGACAATAAAAAGTCAAGTCAATCTGTTCTCTGAGGTAGAGACGTTTCAGTTTgctaagcaaaaaaacaaattagtCTTTCTTCAATGAATCTCAATTACTGTCTGTTCAGTAGAGGCCTCATTATACATCACTACTGGGTGAAcaccacagagagaaagaaggataAAGTGGAAAGATAGCCGCTGTCATTTGTGTGAGAGCGGTGTTAATGACTTTGCCCTCTCCTCTTGAGGGGCTGAGTGTTTGAACAGGAGTCGGCTATAGCGATAGGAGAGTGTAGGAGGAGGACAGCGGCGAGAAGGTGGTGATGATGGACGGCAGGAGAATGGAGGGAAGTGGTTGCTTTACAAAAGGAGGGGAGGCTGCTGTGACTGCAGGCTGTGAGCGGTGGCTGAAGTAGTAAACAAACCTGCCTGTGACAGTAGGTGGCTGCTGTCTCCATGGCAACCGGCCATCACACTCAGATGCTTCCTGGCAAAATGATCTtgtttttggacacacacacacacacgcacacacacacacacacacacacacacacacacacacacacacacacacacacacacacacacacacacacacacacacatataaactgTATTTCTTGCTTTCCACTCCTGCTCtaacttaaaggaatagtttgaaatTTTGGGAAATACCCTTATTTGCTTACTTGCATGTTTGTGGGTAAATATGTAACAATTAGCGGCAGCAATCAGTTggttagcatagcttagcacaaacactgaaaacacatagCCTATGTATTGGTAGATGGAtttagccaggctagctgctTCCAGTCTCTGTGCTAAGCATTTAACGTAAAGATAtgaaagtggtatcaatcttttcatcttACTCccggcaagaaagtgaatacgtGTATTTCCCTATTCTAAACTATTGTTGTAGTTTAGTTTGTATGTTAGTTTTGTAGTTGTTGTCTTTTAGATGTTGTCTATTGTGACCTGTCTGACACGTGCCTTGTGTTTGTTACTGTGCATGGGTGACCAAACTAGTTTCCCCTCTGCTGATtaataaagtaatttatttattaaagaaGCTGTCTGTCTATCTAAATTCAGTACCTCCTATAATCCTGTGAATACCAGCCAAAATGACCTACCCTTTACCTTTCTCCAAGGGTCATACCAGATCCTTATATTGATAAAAGAActgacacacattcacacactcactTCATATCTTCCATTCACTGTGACGCCAGAGAAAAGTCAGTCACCCAGTCACCCACGTGTGAAGTGGAACCACTGAGGCCACAGATTAGTTAGCAGCTATAATAGCGCACATGAGCAAGTCTTCTTCCTTCCTCCAACATTTTTTCTGACCTCAGTAACCAGAACTCAGAAGTGAACTTTCCATGCTACAAAACAGTACTCTTTTGTCTCTGGAAATGGTCATATTTTATtcaatgcatttattttcacatacagtacttcagataaaaaaacaacacatggaATAGATCAGTTTTCCCCACATAATACAaatactttaaataaataagaaataaataaataaacactatgCTAACAAATTTCTGTCTATCTGCATTTTATAATTTATGCCACTGTGGCTGCCGTTCATGCAGCCCTGTACGTACAGTACAGGTGTTTCTTTCAGAGGCAGACATCGCCTGCAGCTCAGTCTGTGTCAGTCTCTTCTCACAGCTTCATGTGTTCAGCTCGGACGCCAATCTGTATGCATCCCCCATAATAACTCCACAACTTGGCGTGAAACTCCTTGGACTGAGGTATTTGTTCCGTGTGAACCTTTCCAGTCTCCACTGTGCGTCAGTAAGCTTATGTCCCTTTATGTCTGCTGCTTGAAGGAtagttttttcaaaataaagttggtTAGCCAGTCTTAGCCTTTCTGCTGAGCTCCAGGTATGTGCAGGACTTGAGGAAGCGAGGGTAGCAGTCTTTTTCCATCAGGGTGTAGATTTTGGCTTGGGCCAGATTGAAACAGGATTGGCTGGGATGCTTCATGTTCTCCTTTGTGATGGCTTTGGTTGCATGGTCAAGATTAACCTGCAGGGGAGCAAATGATGGGAAAAGAGGTGATTATCAGCACTTCACAGCAATATAAGTGAAGCCAGCAGAGTGACAGAGTATCCTAAATTGTCTATTTAGCATATTTGATATTTACCTCTTGTGGTGCATCAGAGCCGATGAACTGGTCATAAATTTTCTTGGCTTTGGCGGCCAGTTTTGAAGATTTTGTTGCCCGGTAGTCCTCACAAGCCAAGTAGAAGGCAATGTTTTCCTCACTGAACTCTGAGACCAGGAACGCTCTGAACAGGCACAGTCCATCTGTaaacaggagagagaggagagagtggTGGGTTAACATCTggtattgatctcaaaacatCTGGCAGGTTTGAAACATTTGTGATGTAAAGAATCACACTTACTTTGACTGGACAACAGTTTCTCAAACGACTCCTTCCATTTCAAAGGCTCGTTGACGTTTAATCTGcagcaacagaaaaaaatcataagaaAAGTTCTGAAGAATTACAGAGGTCCACTTTGATTTCACTGACACGCTTAGAGAGAAAATGTCAATGTGCTGTATGTCTTACCTCAGTTTGTCATCTTTCTTTGACTGGCCAGTGATGCTGTGATCTGACTTTTGTATTAAACTTCCAAACAAAGCTTTCAGCTCCTTTGCCCTGcgaagataaagagagagaaaatgttacAAAGAGACTAAGTATGAGTATTTAAATTCACGTCATATCCTAGAAGTACAGGACTAATTCATTCtcctccaaaaaaaaataaaaatggatctCACCTCTCCAGGCAGGTGAAAGGCAGTGATTCAAGTCCTCTGCACATGATGAGGTGTTTTCCTGCTCACTGGTAGATATTTCCAAAGGTTTTGACAGTTGCTTGAAAAGTATGTATGGTACAGAGCTGTCTTCCTTGCCGTAAGTGAATGAGTTCTCAGCTGGTCTGCTGTCTGTGTGGGAGAGTGACTTTTTATAGGGCAGTCCACTCTGTGACATCACGCCTCTCAGCCAATGAAACAACAGATGTGTAGGAGGATGAGGAGACTCTTCGACACTGATTTTCCTCCAGCCTACTTCCTCACTTACTGAACAACGTGTGTGATAGTTACAGTGATTGAACTCTTAAATATCTTTGTGCTTAGTCAaggtgtgtgaatatgtgtgtgtgtgtgtgtggttttggggagtgtttgttgtgtgtttttgtatttcaatAGTTGTGAGGTGAACCAGATGTTCTCACAAGGACAGAAAAATCCCCTAAAGTTAGGACTTTTCGATCATCCTTACCTTTAATAGAAAATAAGTCTCTCGAGTCGGGTCAACAAGCCCTCAAATCTAAATGACGACACAGATTGATTGTCGGTGAATTCCAAAAAGACCCAAATTATTTGGCAGATCTGGACTGTAACCAGGTCAACacattgtaaaaatactctCTTACTGTTAAATTCTATTGTCGCTGTCTtatgaaaaccatgtatcttcAAAACAGTAACTTTTCATGAGCTTGGAAAAGCTTTGCTTTCAGCTGTTTCTTTCTATTATTGAGCTTAAGAAGTAGGATAATTTTGTCAACCTATAAAATAAGACTTAatacttcattttttttaatgaaaaatgcaaaagcaCCAAATTTAAATATAGATGGTTTTCATTCAACAGTGACGTTATgttgagtaaaagtacattagtataatcagcaaaatataagtatcaaaaataaaaatgtaaaatatacttTTGTTTGGTAGTTTAGTCTATATCATTACCTCACATCTTATAAACTGATCATATACTAATTGGCACTTAATGGTAACCTTAACCTGTTTAACTGCTTGTTAACGCAAATATCTAATCAGCCAATCACGTGGTAGcaactcaatgcatttaggcATGTAGACATGGTCAAGATGGTCGGCTGAAGTTCAATCCAAGCATCAGAATAGGGAAGAAAGGTGATTTAAGTTACTTTGAatgtggcatggttgttggtgccagaagGGCTGCTTTGAGTAGTTCAGAAACTGCTGATTTACTGGGATTTCCACATGCAACCATCATACATTAACCATAGGGTTTACAGAGAATActcagaaaaagagaaaatatccAGTGAGCGGTAGTTCtctgggcgaaaatgccttgttgacgGCAGACGTCAAAGGATAATGGACAGACAGGCAACTCTAAGTAGATGGGCTACAGCAGCAGAAGACAACCGGGTGACACTCCTGTCATCTAAGAACAGAAAACTGAGGCTACAATTGGCACAGGCTCTCCAAAATTGAACAATAGAAGATTGGAAAAAGTCTTGATTTTTGCTGCAACATTCAGATGGTAGGGAATTTGacataaacaaaatgaaagCATGGATCCAACCTTGTGTCAAGGGTTCAGGCTGCtagtggtggtgtaatggtgtgggggatacTTTCATGGCACACTTTGGGTCCCTTAGTACAGATTGAGCATCgcttaaatgccacagcctacctgagcattgttgcTGACCATATCCATCCCGTTATTACCACAGTGTACCCATCTtttgatggctacttccagcaggatcaAGCACCacgtcacaaagctcaaatcttCTCAAACTGGTTTCTTGAAAATGATAATGAGTTCACTGAACTCAAATGGcctccacagtcaccagatctcaatccAATAGACAacctttgggatgtggtggatgGAATTTGCATTATGGATGTGCAGCCGACAAATCTGCAGCCGTCATATCAATATGGACCAAAATCTCTGAGGATGTTTCCAGCACCCTGATGAATATATGCCATGAATAaataaggcagttctgaaggcaaaaGGGGTTCAAACAATACTATAGAGAGTAGAAAGCACCATATTTTCCAATATAATATAGTGAAAtggaagtagaaagtagcagaaaatggaaatactcaagtattgTATAGCAGTTACTATTGTTCTCAAATTGTATGAGGTCACCAAACCAAACAAACCAATATGAATGACATAGGTGGACCCTCCCACCCAAACAGGACCAACAACACTAATATAAAGATCAGAGGGATGACAGTCAAGCATAGTTTGTACTGAGAATAAGTCTTATTTGGCAAGGTAAGTGacaacacctgtgtgggtgtgccATGGGTGTGTAGGGCCTTTAAGGACAGCACTACCTTCTAGCACTGCACACCAGCAGCATTTCTTAACTTTAGGCAACTACAACCACTTGGTTAGGTTGGGGAAATATTGTTTTCATGATTAAAAGAAACCAACTCTGGGTGGCGGCAGGAGAAAGAAAACAATCACACATCAGATTCAGGTTTATTGCAATGCAGGTTTTCACATAAAAGGGATTTGCCCTAAAGCTGTGGTGCATGACAGTCAAAATATacaaaggaagagaaaaaacagGTACCGCAAAAGTCATGAAGCACAAATGTTAAATACAAATTAACAAtacaaatatgtaaaatatacaATTTATATATGTTGAAGTTAAAAAAGGTGTACAGTGTTTAAAATTATGGAGTGATGATGGAAAAATGTGATCCAATCCTGATGGGGCAGATTAGCCGAGTTTTTGACATCTTAACATCTTAATACATAATAACTaaagatgtatttttttctgaacTGTAACTTTatttgttgcttatttagtcATGACTCCTTAGTGTTATAGAAATAGTTAAGATTTTAAAAAGGGTCTTTACTTGAGTTTACGTTTGCATCACAGGACAAAACAgtaggaaaaaaaactgaacagaaaaattgaaaataataaaatgcacAGTAGGAAATGATTACAGTAATACAAAGTACAAAAACATAAACTACTGAGTAGATTTCTCCAAACAGCTTacacattataataataataattgtattgccaattaatatattatattattctatGGGCCCAAAAGTCCCATATTTGCATCTTTATTTACTTCATTATCTTCAATATTTTTCCTCAATGGAGAGAATGGATGAATGAAGGTCCTCACAGGTACAGTAACAAAatagtgtttttattattttgtcataTGGATAGAGGTTGCATTCTTGCATTCTAGAGTCTTTTTCTTTCAAGGTAATTGTGCCTATATTTAGCTTCGGGGTCGAGAAAACTATTGTCTATTGAATAAGAAAACCTATATTTAGACAGGACAAAGAGCTAGCTAACAGTAAACTCTGCTCATGGATTATTTCTTAGTGAGTTCACAGGAAAATGCTCAGGAAAGGGAAAATCAAGTAGCCTGATGAAAAGGTGGAGAGCTCATTGAGTGTCTGAGCCAGCTTCCTCTGCCAGCTGCCCCAAACAATACTTCCCTCTAACTGGCTGCTTTGTCCGACACACAGCTCTGGGTGTCAACGCCTGGTCACATCAGCCTGAAATAATGAGCTGCTCCCCTGCTTCTTCAATTGAGACACAGTCTTATAGGCCTTACAGGGAGACaaggaaaaaggaaaatttGGCAACCAGCAGGTTATTTGAGGAAGAAGAGTCAGTAATCCATTTTTAGAGCTCTCTTCACACTATAAGATGTGTTAATTTAAGACATTATATGGAGAAAATACAACCTAACACTGCCATTATAGAGGACTATATTTCCAGTACAACAAGAATACAACACTTTAACAACACTTACAAAAGTTAGAGTTGGAGTATTTTACAATTGTTTTGCCTCAATTTTCACAACCAAGTTTCAATTTACAAAACTCAaaacaccaacaaaaaaaaatcgtaTCACCAGCACACAAAATGTACACATAAAAATTACGTAAATTTGGTACTGTAATACATCACATAGTGAATTTACCATAGCATTAACATTGCATATATTCCTCTCTTAATTTTAATCCTTGTTGCATTCCAAAATAAAATTTAGCAATTTATGCAGAAGTCAGTATTTGAAATTATGTGGAGTAAGTTTGACTCATTGTATTTATTGAATATGTTGTATTActgtaaatataaattatttagTCTACATTCTTCATACTTCACCACACCAGTTCACCTTTCTGTTCTGTATCAACACCAAACATGATTGTATTATATTAGACATTTAAAATCCTTGCAGGTTTAATTATCCACAGTAAGTTAAATGCTGGATGGTGCGTCATATGAAACAGGGACATACATGttacactgtatgtgtgtatggtaTGTACCGGATGTGCGCAATTTTATAGGTTGGTTCACATATCAACATCATGTTGTTTTTGTAGTAAAAAGTATTTTatgtgaaaaaagaaaaagggaacCAACTAAGCATACAacataattttctttttcacatACCTGAATACGTTTTATAAAAGCTGAAGGTCATGTAGAAAATAGCAGAAAATTAAACTGAAAGACAACCTTCAGCCACTTTGGGCTTTGTCAGATGCACAATATCAAGAGTCTTAGCACCATGAGTAGGGTGAAGTTCAGAGCCTGAAAAGCAAATAGCCTATTTTCACTCTTGGGTCACTGTTTTTCTGGACACCGTGGCTTAAACATGTTCCATTCCTCAGCCAGTGGAGCCTTCCTCTTTAAAGACACTTGACATAGCCTAttgtaaacatgttttcattGGCAGTTGCTCATCATGAGTTTCATACAGTAACCAAAACATGTTATTCTTATTCACATCATAGTTATGTTCTTTCCATTAACGGATGCAGTATTTGATCATATTGTGAGACTAAACACTTAGCCCCTCATCAATATAGCCTACATGGGGGAATATTTGCATTTAATTTACAATACTGCTGAATCCAAAAATAATTGTCTTGTTGTATCTCCTATACTGCAAATGTTTGCTGCTGACACACCtactatagtctatatccacgacgttcctcttccgggattgctctggtgccgcaggaaatttttgccggatgcatgtcttttcgctgatgtccatttccttcccctttctttgtgttggaattttaaactccggtcgatttatgaggactatggttaactgctcctcagatctctgcagggtaaatccagacagatagctagactatctgtccaatctgagtttttacttgcacgactaaaacaacttttgaacgtacacacgttccaccaaaacaagttccttcctgacgctattttgcagcggctcacacacacacacacacacacacacacacacacacacacacacacacacacacacacacacattcagacatacagtacataaaaaacatgaaaatattctTAGGCTCATAGAACATGGCACAAAGAAGATGAGGTGGTTCACATTAACATTTAGGTCACAAACTATTGTCCAAAAACTGGGTCATTTGAACAACATGAAGCTGACATTTAATTTCCTGGCCCCGTCTTGCTCCTAACTATTCATCTCTTACAACTTTGGCCCAGAAATgtctatttttttaatgaagaaaAGTGTATAATGAAATATAATTTGGTACATTTTTAAGGCTTTTCTGTCTTTGCCAAACAGGATATTTTGTGGAAGTCGGGATGAGGAAAACTATATCAGCATGACATGCTATAGTTTGGAGGCAGACTAAAATAACAGGCTGCAAtggttgtttaatttttttcacattGCATTCTAAATTGAACATATTTTCCCTTTCATTCTCAGctgaatacattttaaacaagCTAAATGTATCTTAACTCTGGAGCCCATATATTTGGTAGTGGAGAGAAGATGTTACACAAGTGTTAAAGCAGCTATAATCATTATTTTAGTATTACAGTAACCATggctttttatattaacaatggataaTAGAACTACAAAGTTAGCAACtggctggtgaacatagtggagcaaaTTAACGGCTAACAAGACAGATATTTacttcaggagttggtggagaccaaaaacagagttaAAAGGAGTGAATATTGTAGactcatcaggtggacacaaacacaactccaaataaatgctaatgttgctccatatatgctggatgtgtaaataagtaaGTGTTTGCTAACCTGTTAGCGATATCAATTTTAtgaggtgataatatgtcaatattgtgtttacagcttgtttctgctgGCCCCAAGTTGTTAataaagtgcagctttaaacatCACGGACAATGTTTTCCACCCTGTCTGTGACCTACTGGTCAAACAGTGAAACACTTTGAGCTCAGAGGCTGCAGGATGTCATTCCTGTCAGTTACCATCACTTTGTACAGGGGATTCCTGTAACAGTGAAACTCATGGTTCCTTACATAACATTATTTCTAACTTTTAGTCATCACATCAGTCAGATTACATAGTTATCTGTTGTTAATCTGTAGTTCAATACTGTCTGCTGGTCTCTGCACTTTTCAGACCCTCAAGACTCTATTATCAGTGCTGTAGGTTTAGGGTTAGTGGGCTCCCCTTCTTCATTATATATCCATTGTCACACCTGTACAAATTTACTAAAAATTACTATATTCCATCAAATAAGACAATACTGgaatcatgttttatttgcagaattaaagctttagtgcgtaacttttttatattaatgaacgtccgttacattcaagccattgccaaatgagttgatacaaagctaattaagacttttagctccacaaaactctctctgtatttctcagtatcagtatgtttagaaaatggtgtcATCCGGCGACTTCCGCGTGCAGaaaatcgagtgaagataattacttcttctgaagagttcatcaTGGTTTTTTGATTCTCCGTGTCCTCCTGGTTTacaagcaactgtgtggaggacaGGTGGGGGTGTTGCAcggtcatggaaggcttgtatcatctGGATGCGGCGACAGTTTtgctgtcattacttagaattcctcatgggtaGACAGatactacgcactatagctttaaagcagccatattatgctcattttaaggttcataattgtattttaaggttgtaccagaataggtttacatggtttaattttcaaaaaacaccatatttttgttgtactgcaccgctctctctcactgctgcagctcctcttttcagctggtctctgttttagctacagagtgagacctcttttcttcttcttcttctgtactatctttgattgcactgcacatgtgcagtagctcagatgtagatcatgtcagctagctagctccatagacagtaaaagaaaggctgtttctacaacttcggtcagttacaaggcaggattagctgggagacttctaaatgagggcgcacatgtaagtagttcttttgtagattatggtgaacttgtgtgtgttgtagcagtgctttgctattgagaacgaggtagcatgctagcgttagcattagcatgctaacgagctaatggttgcggttagcctgctcgtttcggcttgtgacgtcacaagccgtgccgattttgaacagctcacccagagactgaagtcaGGACACAtgcagaaactgtatctcactctaaacagcatggatggatttttttcaaagtttgtatgtgtgtggaagcaccagagacacaacataacaccccaaatcccagaaaaagtgattttttcataatatgggcactttaaggtgcATTCATTCCTAACGAGTGCCACCCCAGTTTGTTGCAACACAGAAGTATTCAACTTCAGACACCTAAAGTGGAGTAAAGCTAAATGTATAATTTTTTCGTTCATAGTGAAAGTAAAACTTAACTGGAGGTCATTTCTTAACCACAAAGTAATTTTGTAATTGTTGCTGAACCTTTCACTTTTTTCCCATACATGCTGCACAGAAACAGAATAAGGCAAGCTATTTTGCAGACGTGcagtttgatgtatttgtatgtttccTGAACTTTGTGCAGGAAAACATCAGCTGGGAGTTTTCTGAGGGCAAATCTGACTCCATTATTAACAAGTGTCTCATACATATCTACTTGACCCAGCCTACATACGTCAAATCTATTCTGATCAGTCAGTTTAAGAACTATaaaactttatcaaatcaagaTGTTCACTATGGACTGTGTTGATTATTATGCTTGAAGAACCTAAACTTAACTCACTCTTAGTTGATTAATGTTGCATGATTGTTGGTAATCTAAAAATCAAAACTGTGTTGTAATAGTCATTATCTTGACTCAATGGAATGGAGACTGACACTTCCTGTCCTGCTCCGGCTGTGATGATTTTCAACCAAAGTCAGAGCTCGCTTTCTGGAAGGGTCTTTCGAGTGCGGGAAGTACACAGCCGCATGGAATTCCCAGATAGTCTGTCCATTTCCCAGCTGACTTGACCTTAGCCTCTATCTGGAAGACTTCCAAAAACAACACAGTTTCCTTCTTTTTTCACcacttctcctcctccctctccactgAAGCATGACATGTTTAGATATTATTTTTTGAGTTTATAGGCAGTGTGATTCAAAGCTGTATAAGAGGATGTAAACACTGGGCATTTATTGTATCATGTCCAGCTTTGGACagcatctttttttgtttttgcaacgTGCAGTATTCAGGCTGCAGATTCGAGTGGCACCATCTGCCAGTGGACACAGAAGCCATGATTTGCATATTCACTCAGCTACCTATCTGACAGAGCAGGTGGAGGCTTACCTAATGCATCCCAACTAAGAAACCCTGCCAGTGGCTACCAGTAGTGCACATGATCCTATGTATGTATTATCAAATGTCAACTGTCCATAGAACATCTGGAGATGCAGCAGCAAGGCTGATAAATCAATGTTAACTAGAGAAGAAGATCCAGTACTTCTGTTTAAACCCATCTCTCTCATTAGCTTTCTGTACCTGCCAGCTACTGAACGTATTTTTAATTCTGACACACTGGCTTTTATAAATACATGAATGAGTTGTTTTTCACCCATCTGCTATAAAGCTGCACAGGTTTGCTCTTCTAAtctggagaagaagaaaaaaaatcatacttaAATCATCTACTTTTAGCCAAATTATATCTGCATCACAGAGGTGGCACTTACGTTCTTTTCGCGCAATAGCCACTTACAAcgcggccgccatcttggacttaatgctgccctgattaatattaaaatgtaccATTATAAGCATAATGCATCAGTAACCTGTACAGTATGTTAGTCATTATGAACCACAAGCAGTGTTCTTCTGCTCAAATTATCCAGGTTGAGATCCAAAGCTATAGCATTTAGGTTTCTCAGGGCTACCGACAGGTAATTTCATAAACGAAAGGTGAAATTGAAGATAGACTGAACTTAAcaactcaacaacaacaacaacaacaacaacaacaacaacaacaacaactcagACTGGCCTGCTAGCTAATGCACACGTTTTGTCCTTTACAAACTATAAGCTGTAGGGTAGACCTCTATTCCAGTTA
This Sander lucioperca isolate FBNREF2018 chromosome 9, SLUC_FBN_1.2, whole genome shotgun sequence DNA region includes the following protein-coding sequences:
- the rgs5b gene encoding regulator of G-protein signaling 5b — its product is MCRGLESLPFTCLERAKELKALFGSLIQKSDHSITGQSKKDDKLRLNVNEPLKWKESFEKLLSSQNGLCLFRAFLVSEFSEENIAFYLACEDYRATKSSKLAAKAKKIYDQFIGSDAPQEVNLDHATKAITKENMKHPSQSCFNLAQAKIYTLMEKDCYPRFLKSCTYLELSRKAKTG